Proteins encoded in a region of the Populus alba chromosome 13, ASM523922v2, whole genome shotgun sequence genome:
- the LOC118036511 gene encoding uncharacterized protein encodes MTTFSTELVSHNYSFPFTSKHLKPSLLSLQSNVVSCINPNHNATIHHLGNQPKVRSVLPETRPALALSYDFEETHLMRLLNRSCKAGKYSESLYFLECMVAKDYQPDVILCTKLIKGFFNSRNIDKATRVMGILEKYGKPDVFAYNAVISGFCKANRIESAKKVLDRMKRKGFLPDVVTHNIMIGTFCSKGKIDLALKVFEELLKDNNCKPTLITYTILIEAYILEGGIDEALKLLDEMLSRGLEPDTFTYNVITRGLCKEGKVDRAFEFVRTLNSRGCKPDVITYNILLRALLNQGKWDEGEKWMSEIFSRGCEPNVVTYSILISSLCRDGKIEESVNLVKVMKEKGLTPDAYCYDPLIAAFCREGKLDMAIEFLDCMISDGFLPDIVNYNTIMAALCKNGNGDHAVEIFGKLDEVGCPPNVSSYNTMLSALWSSGDRYRGLGMISQMLSKGIDPDVITYNSLISCLCRDGMVDEAIGLLADMLSGRFQPNIVSYKIVLLGLCKAHRIDDAIEVLAAMIENGCQPNEATYTLLIEGIGFSGSRAQAMELANSLYIMKAISEDSFKRLNKTFPLLDVYKGFIYSN; translated from the coding sequence ATGACAACATTTTCCACTGAGCTTGTCTCTCACAATTATAGCTTTCCCTTCACTAGCAAACATCTAAAACCTTCTTTACTTTCACTTCAAAGCAATGTAGTTAGCTGCATAAACCCTAACCATAATGCCACTATCCACCACCTAGGAAACCAACCAAAAGTAAGGAGTGTTTTACCTGAAACAAGACCAGCCCTTGCTTTATCTTATGATTTCGAAGAAACCCATTTGATGAGATTGCTTAATAGGTCTTGTAAAGCAGGCAAGTACAGTGAGTCCCTCTACTTTCTTGAGTGTATGGTTGCTAAAGATTATCAACCTGATGTTATTTTGTGTACTAAGCTCATTAAAGggttttttaattcaagaaatATAGACAAGGCTACTAGGGTGATGGGCATTTTGGAGAAGTACGGTAAACCTGATGTTTTTGCTTATAATGCAGTGATTAGTGGGTTTTGTAAGGCTAATCGGATTGAAAGTGCAAAAAAAGTGCTTGATAGGATGAAAAGAAAGGGATTTTTGCCGGATGTTGTAACTCATAATATAATGATTGGGACTTTTTGTAGTAAGGGAAAGATTGATTTGgctttaaaagtttttgaagaATTGTTGAAAGATAACAATTGCAAGCCAACTCTTATTACCTACACGATTTTGATAGAGGCGTACATTCTTGAAGGTGGGATTGATGAAGCTTTGAAGCTTTTGGATGAGATGTTATCAAGAGGGCTTGAACCAGATACATTTACTTACAATGTAATAACTAGGGGGCTGTGCAAAGAGGGGAAGGTTGATCGAGCTTTTGAGTTTGTTAGGACCTTGAATTCTAGGGGTTGTAAACCAGATGTGATTACATATAATATATTGTTACGAGCATTGTTGAATCAAGGGAAATGGGATGAAGGGGAGAAATGGATGAGCGAGATATTTTCAAGAGGTTGTGAGCCTAATGTTGTTACATATAGCATCTTGATTAGCTCGCTGTGTCGTGATGGGAAAATTGAGGAATCAGTGAACTTGGTGAAGGTTATGAAGGAGAAGGGTTTGACTCCGGATGCTTATTGTTATGATCCATTGATTGCTGCTTTCTGTAGAGAGGGAAAATTGGATATGGCAATTGAGTTCTTGGATTGCATGATCTCTGATGGTTTTTTGCCAGATATTGTGAACTACAATACAATAATGGCCGCTCTTTGTAAGAATGGAAATggtgatcatgctgtggaaatATTTGGAAAGCTAGATGAAGTGGGTTGTCCTCCAAATGTCAGTTCTTACAACACAATGTTAAGTGCATTGTGGAGTTCTGGAGACAGATATAGAGGCTTGGGAATGATATCACAGATGCTTAGCAAAGGAATTGATCCAGATGTGATAACTTATAATTCACTTATTTCATGTTTGTGCAGAGATGGAATGGTGGATGAAGCTATTGGGCTGCTGGCAGACATGCTAAGTGGAAGGTTCCAGCCAAATATAGTCAGCTATAAAATTGTTCTTCTTGGGTTATGCAAAGCACATAGAATTGATGATGCTATCGAAGTGCTAGCAGCAATGATTGAAAATGGTTGCCAGCCAAATGAAGCTACTTACACGTTGTTGATTGAAGGTATTGGTTTCTCTGGATCAAGAGCTCAAGCAATGGAGTTGGCTAATTCTCTTTACATTATGAAAGCTATTTCTGAAGATTCATTCAAACGTTTGAACAAGACCTTCCCTTTGCTTGATGTTTACAAAGGCTTCATTTATTCGAACTAG
- the LOC118036492 gene encoding uncharacterized protein isoform X1 → MSIPPSSSTSQQFTYAASATSATATATAANGTYFPTPFHLQQSDPYPKPYVTPPPTVMAPVYPPSQIGPVYTLPQYQQAQQLFQRDAQTITPEALESVKAALASSEIEHKAETKKKAVPRKAAGQTWEDPTLAEWPENDYRVFCGDLGNEVNDDVLSKAFSRFPSFNLARVVRDKRSGKTKGYGFVSFANPTDLAAALKEMNGKYVGNRPIKLRKSNWKERTDYGALDRHKNHNHKKPKLSKKSILHK, encoded by the exons ATGTCGATCCCTCCATCTTCATCAACTTCACAGCAATTCACATACGCAGCATCCGCAACATCCGCAACAGCGACAGCAACAGCAGCAAACGGCACGTATTTCCCTACCCCTTTTCACCTACAGCAATCGGACCCTTACCCAAAACCATATGTCACCCCACCTCCTACCGTTATGGCGCCCGTTTACCCGCCTTCACAGATTGGACCCGTTTACACTCTCCCCCAGTACCAGCAG GCGCAACAATTATTTCAAAGGGATGCACAAACGATTACACCTGAAGCGCTTGAGAGTGTAAAAGCAGCCCTTGCGAGTAGTGAGATTGAACATAAAGCAGAAACTAAAAAGAAAGCAGTTCCTCGTAAAGCTGCTGGCCAGACATGGGAGGATCCAACTCTTGCAGAATGGCCTGAAA ATGACTACCGCGTTTTTTGTGGTGATCTCGGTAATGAGGTGAATGATGATGTTCTTTCAAAAGCATTTTCGAGGTTTCCTTCTTTTAACTTGGCCAGA GTTGTCAGGGATAAGCGGAGTGGTAAGACCAAGGGCTATGGATTTGTTAGCTTTGCCAACCCTACTGACCTCGCTGCTGCACTTAAGGAGATGAATG GTAAATATGTTGGAAATCGGCCCATCAAATTACGGAAGAGCAACTGGAAGGAGAGGACAGATTATGGAGCACTAGATAGACACaag AACCACAATCATAAGAAACCAAAGCTTTCGAAGAAGAGCATATTGCACAAGTAA
- the LOC118036492 gene encoding uncharacterized protein isoform X2, protein MSIPPSSSTSQQFTYAASATSATATATAANGTYFPTPFHLQQSDPYPKPYVTPPPTVMAPVYPPSQIGPVYTLPQYQQAQQLFQRDAQTITPEALESVKAALASSEIEHKAETKKKAVPRKAAGQTWEDPTLAEWPENDYRVFCGDLGNEVNDDVLSKAFSRFPSFNLARVSCCLTPFPDFFCIVCLVCETLPFPVQIFL, encoded by the exons ATGTCGATCCCTCCATCTTCATCAACTTCACAGCAATTCACATACGCAGCATCCGCAACATCCGCAACAGCGACAGCAACAGCAGCAAACGGCACGTATTTCCCTACCCCTTTTCACCTACAGCAATCGGACCCTTACCCAAAACCATATGTCACCCCACCTCCTACCGTTATGGCGCCCGTTTACCCGCCTTCACAGATTGGACCCGTTTACACTCTCCCCCAGTACCAGCAG GCGCAACAATTATTTCAAAGGGATGCACAAACGATTACACCTGAAGCGCTTGAGAGTGTAAAAGCAGCCCTTGCGAGTAGTGAGATTGAACATAAAGCAGAAACTAAAAAGAAAGCAGTTCCTCGTAAAGCTGCTGGCCAGACATGGGAGGATCCAACTCTTGCAGAATGGCCTGAAA ATGACTACCGCGTTTTTTGTGGTGATCTCGGTAATGAGGTGAATGATGATGTTCTTTCAAAAGCATTTTCGAGGTTTCCTTCTTTTAACTTGGCCAGAGTAAGTTGCTGTCTCACTCCATTTCCTGATTTCTTTTGTATTGTTTGCCTTGTCTGTGAAACCTTGCCATTTCCTGTTCAGATTTTTCTTTGA